In the Methanothermobacter marburgensis str. Marburg genome, ATGCATCGAGGATCGCTGAGCCCCAGCCCGCAATACCCGAGGAATATGCGAAGCCGCTTTACAGCCTAAAAAATGTTGAATTTTTGAGTAACCCGTCCATGGTGAGTCTTGACGGTATAAAAACCCTCATATATCATGGCAGAAGTTTTGACGATATGGCCATGAGCGTGAACGGGCTTTCCCATGAAAGGTCCGATCTCATAATGGAGGAACTCCTTGAGAAGAGACACCTTGCACCTATATACGGTGAAAGGACCCCCCTTGCATCTGAAATAGAGGACCACCTTGTGATTGATGATGTCCCCCATATCCTTCATACGGGACATGTCCATATAAACGCATACAAAAAATACAAGGGTATTCACCTTATAAATTCAGGTACATTCCAGTCGCAGACGGAGTTTCAGAAGATATACAACATTGTCCCAACATGTGGCCAGGTCCCGGTGCTCAACAGAGGGGTAATGAAGCTTCTGGAGTTCAATTAGTCCAGGCAGGTGATTACTTGAATCCATTGAGGGATGTTGTTGATGTTTCGGTCCACCTCTACAGGAGGGGTCTTGTATCTGGCATTGGAGGAAACGTGAGTGCAAGGGTGGATGATAGGGTTTTCATAACACCCACAATGGTCCCCCTTGACCAGGTGACACTTAAGAATGTTGCAATGGTTGACCTTGAAGGGAATATCCTCAGGGGCGGAAGACCATCCTCGGAACTGGAACTCCATCTTGAGGTCTACAGGAGGAGGCCTGATGTCAATGGTGTGGTGCACACCCACTCACCATATGCCAGGGCATTTTTAGTTGCCGGGATTGAGATTGAGAAAATGGAGGGCTTCAGGGGACTCGGACAGGGAAATCTTCCTGTAGTATCATATTATCCCCCTGGAAGCAGGGACCTTGCATCAGCCTGTGCAGAGACGATGGTGAATGAAAATGCGGCTGTCCTTGAAAACCACGGTGTGGTATGTGCAGGTGAAACTGTTAAGGAAGCCCTCCTGCTTGCAGAGTTCATTGAGGAGCTGGCAAAAACCCGGTTCATTGCTGAGGTCCTGAAATTCATGAAATAGTTAAATTAATTGTTTAAATAGTTATGGAAGAGATTTATTCCCTAGGAACCGTTTAAACCAGACAAAATAGGATATAAAAAACAGAGATTTATTCCCTTATGGATTCAAGTTCACTGAGTATTTCCCATACCAGTGTCCTTGCATGTATCGGGATGTTGGGGTCGTTGCTTATCTCATCCAGAATTGATATGACCGTGCTCGCCCTCACTGTGCTGTCCTCATCAGGGTTGTTGAGGATCTCCTTTGATTCCTCGGCAGCCCTTCTGATGTTCCTTGGGACACTATTATCTTCCATAATATGCTTTAAAATTTCAGAAACGCGATCAAATGTTTCGTTACTCATGTTGGGTCCTCCCTGCTGAATTCCTGAAGAATGCAGAATAATGTTTATATTCAATTTGGTTTATATCATTTGGGTTAAAAAGTTTTTGGTGTCCCTGAAACCGCCACTGCAACCGCAACTCCTGATGACGTTGTTTTTCTTATAACAAGTCTTGATCCGGTTCCTGCACTTTTAAGAGCCGCGGCTTCGCATACACTTCCAACACCAAATTTTTCGTTGACAAAATCTGAAAATGAGTGTGTATCCTGTGCTTTGAGCTCCTGCAGAGGTATGATTTCCAGGGGGACCCCCAGATCC is a window encoding:
- a CDS encoding class II aldolase/adducin family protein; the protein is MNPLRDVVDVSVHLYRRGLVSGIGGNVSARVDDRVFITPTMVPLDQVTLKNVAMVDLEGNILRGGRPSSELELHLEVYRRRPDVNGVVHTHSPYARAFLVAGIEIEKMEGFRGLGQGNLPVVSYYPPGSRDLASACAETMVNENAAVLENHGVVCAGETVKEALLLAEFIEELAKTRFIAEVLKFMK
- a CDS encoding UPF0147 family protein; its protein translation is MSNETFDRVSEILKHIMEDNSVPRNIRRAAEESKEILNNPDEDSTVRASTVISILDEISNDPNIPIHARTLVWEILSELESIRE